One window of Dehalococcoidia bacterium genomic DNA carries:
- a CDS encoding argininosuccinate synthase → MPKRPLAVLAFSGGLDTTVILHWMRQKGWDVATYTANLGQPDADLEAAAEKARSLGAVDTFVEDLRSELLDEFFLPVLQMHARYEGRYLLGTSIARIPTARAQMRYAKRIGGNVLVHGSTGKGNDQVRFETIYRVLQEDPAYSLEDFAIYAPWKEEDFLARFGDGGRKVMTAYSQEHGIPLPSGGTDEGPPYSQDANALHISSEGKALEDPADDHREVLFTYLARWDRTPDRPERVRIHFVKGKPVKVELLTEEREAAGKGVEVSASDSILPIVEFLNQVGGRHGVGLLDMVESRYVGLKSRGVYEAPAHAVLLAAHEDLESLVHDHRLLHDKAKRSFDVAEAVYQGKWFTQEMESWLAANAVEQQRVSGWSEVRLFKGGILPVARYSPHSLYSEALVSFDTESREYDPRKARGFIDIQATEQQAQMRQKRTLQ, encoded by the coding sequence ATGCCGAAGCGGCCTCTTGCCGTGCTCGCCTTCTCCGGAGGCCTCGACACCACGGTGATCCTCCACTGGATGCGCCAGAAGGGGTGGGACGTCGCGACCTACACGGCGAACCTCGGGCAGCCCGACGCCGACCTCGAGGCCGCGGCCGAAAAGGCGCGCTCGCTCGGCGCGGTGGACACGTTCGTCGAGGACCTGCGTTCGGAGCTCCTGGACGAGTTCTTCTTGCCGGTGCTGCAGATGCACGCCCGGTACGAGGGCCGTTACCTGCTCGGCACGTCCATCGCCCGGATACCGACGGCGCGCGCCCAGATGCGCTACGCGAAGCGGATCGGGGGGAATGTGCTCGTACACGGCTCGACGGGCAAGGGCAACGACCAGGTGCGCTTCGAGACCATCTACCGCGTGCTGCAGGAGGACCCGGCGTATAGCCTCGAGGACTTCGCCATCTACGCCCCGTGGAAGGAGGAGGACTTCCTCGCGCGCTTCGGAGACGGCGGCCGCAAGGTCATGACGGCCTACTCTCAGGAGCACGGCATTCCCCTGCCAAGCGGCGGCACGGACGAGGGGCCGCCGTACTCCCAGGACGCGAACGCACTTCACATAAGCAGCGAGGGCAAGGCGCTCGAGGACCCGGCGGACGACCACCGCGAGGTGCTCTTCACCTACCTCGCCCGCTGGGACCGCACGCCAGACCGGCCGGAGCGCGTGCGCATCCACTTCGTCAAGGGCAAGCCGGTAAAGGTCGAGCTCCTCACGGAGGAGCGTGAGGCGGCCGGAAAGGGCGTCGAGGTCAGCGCATCCGACTCGATCCTCCCGATAGTCGAGTTTCTGAACCAGGTCGGCGGACGGCACGGCGTTGGTCTGCTGGACATGGTCGAGTCCCGCTACGTCGGGCTCAAGTCGCGCGGGGTGTACGAGGCGCCGGCGCACGCGGTGCTCCTGGCCGCGCACGAAGACCTGGAGTCGCTCGTGCACGACCACCGCCTCCTGCACGACAAGGCGAAGCGCAGCTTCGACGTCGCCGAGGCGGTGTACCAGGGGAAGTGGTTCACGCAGGAGATGGAGAGCTGGCTCGCGGCCAACGCGGTCGAGCAGCAGCGGGTCTCCGGATGGAGCGAGGTGCGCCTCTTCAAAGGCGGGATCCTGCCGGTCGCGCGCTACAGCCCCCACAGCCTCTACAGCGAGGCGCTGGTCTCCTTCGACACGGAGTCTCGCGAGTACGACCCTCGCAAGGCCCGCGGCTTCATCGACATCCAGGCGACTGAGCAGCAGGCGCAGATGCGCCAGAAGCGCACGCTGCAATAA
- a CDS encoding PHB depolymerase family esterase, with protein MNRHARGRMLAFSQGLAIFALGALLFGCRDGGPNREAAVEPTAAATPAVQTGCGSPFRAGLTLGSMQSGGVTRTYRLYVPASYSPSKPAPVVLNFHGFGSSAAEQEAYSRMTAMADRAGFITVAPDGTGSPRRWYIYGMFEPGFVDDFAFVDDLLDHLSATLCIDERRVYATGISNGGGMSSLLGCRLNDRIAAIAPVAGSPFPGAICRGKQPVPAIIFHGTEDSLVPFEGGVGGRLGLALQSVRQNAADWAAHNGCAPAPSVERVAPDVLRESFSGCNGGADVLLYVVEGGGHTWPGAASVPLLGRTTQSIDATSLIWEFFASHPRAGR; from the coding sequence GTGAACCGGCATGCCCGCGGCCGCATGTTGGCCTTCTCTCAGGGCCTTGCCATCTTCGCCCTTGGCGCGCTCCTTTTCGGCTGCCGCGACGGCGGACCGAATCGTGAGGCGGCGGTGGAACCTACGGCCGCGGCCACTCCAGCCGTCCAGACCGGCTGCGGTTCGCCATTCCGCGCGGGGCTGACTCTTGGGAGCATGCAGTCGGGCGGCGTGACCCGGACGTATCGCCTGTATGTGCCGGCAAGCTACAGCCCCTCGAAGCCGGCGCCCGTTGTCCTGAACTTCCACGGCTTCGGCTCGAGCGCCGCGGAGCAGGAGGCCTACTCGCGCATGACGGCGATGGCTGACCGCGCGGGCTTCATCACGGTGGCGCCCGATGGCACGGGCAGCCCGCGGCGCTGGTACATCTACGGAATGTTCGAGCCAGGCTTCGTCGACGACTTCGCGTTCGTGGACGACCTCCTCGACCACCTCAGCGCAACGCTGTGCATCGACGAGCGCCGCGTCTACGCCACGGGCATTTCGAACGGCGGCGGTATGAGCTCCCTCCTCGGCTGTCGCCTCAACGACCGCATCGCCGCGATCGCCCCGGTTGCCGGGTCCCCCTTCCCGGGGGCAATCTGCCGTGGCAAGCAGCCGGTCCCGGCCATAATCTTCCATGGCACAGAGGACTCCCTGGTCCCCTTCGAGGGCGGCGTCGGAGGGCGCCTGGGCCTGGCCTTGCAGAGCGTCCGGCAGAACGCCGCCGACTGGGCGGCCCACAACGGCTGCGCCCCGGCGCCGTCCGTCGAGAGGGTCGCCCCGGACGTACTCCGCGAGTCATTCAGCGGCTGCAATGGCGGCGCGGACGTCCTGCTCTATGTGGTCGAAGGCGGCGGCCACACGTGGCCGGGCGCGGCGAGCGTGCCCCTGCTCGGGCGCACCACGCAGTCCATCGATGCCACGTCGCTCATCTGGGAGTTCTTCGCCTCCCATCCCAGGGCCGGGCGCTAG
- a CDS encoding NUDIX domain-containing protein has protein sequence MKVAVVVAILTIIAEELRVLLINRSGEPFVGWWALPGGVLRPGESLADAAARKLVDETGVADVYLEQLYTFDSLEESPGSVVVAYFALVDSSKVRLRDELAWRPEWHRVKDLPDLAFDNKKVVDYAIQRLRNKLEYTNVAYSLMPQSFTLSDLQSVYESILGRTFDKRNFRRRMLSLGIIRPTGQTVARGAHRPAELFEFTSRKPMVL, from the coding sequence GTGAAGGTAGCAGTCGTCGTCGCCATTCTGACGATCATCGCCGAAGAGCTGCGCGTACTGCTGATCAACCGCAGCGGCGAGCCCTTTGTCGGCTGGTGGGCATTGCCTGGAGGCGTCCTGCGTCCTGGCGAGTCCCTGGCCGACGCCGCCGCGCGCAAGCTCGTCGACGAGACTGGCGTCGCGGACGTATATCTCGAGCAGCTTTACACCTTCGACAGCCTGGAGGAGAGCCCCGGCTCGGTCGTGGTGGCCTACTTCGCCCTCGTCGACTCCAGCAAGGTACGTCTTCGAGACGAGCTTGCCTGGCGTCCCGAGTGGCATCGCGTCAAGGACCTGCCGGACCTGGCCTTCGACAACAAGAAGGTCGTCGACTACGCCATCCAGAGGCTGCGAAACAAGCTCGAGTACACGAACGTCGCCTACAGCCTGATGCCGCAGTCCTTCACCCTGAGCGACTTGCAGTCCGTGTACGAGAGCATCCTTGGCCGCACCTTCGACAAGCGGAACTTCCGCCGGCGGATGCTCTCGCTCGGCATCATCCGGCCTACCGGCCAGACCGTCGCGCGGGGCGCCCACCGGCCCGCCGAACTCTTCGAGTTCACGTCCCGCAAACCAATGGTGTTGTAG
- a CDS encoding RidA family protein, which translates to MPLEHLNPPGLSSPTGYTHVVAATGGRNIYISGQVALNERGEVVGEGDLEAQLRQVYENLKTALAAAGATFADVVKQTTYVVNFDAARDRPVIGRVRSQYLSAANPPASTLVGVQALANPALLVEVEAVAVLE; encoded by the coding sequence ATGCCACTCGAACACCTGAACCCTCCCGGCCTCAGCAGCCCCACCGGCTACACGCATGTTGTGGCCGCCACCGGCGGGCGCAACATTTACATCTCGGGCCAGGTCGCGCTCAACGAGCGCGGCGAGGTGGTGGGCGAAGGCGACCTCGAGGCGCAGCTGCGGCAGGTCTACGAGAACCTGAAGACCGCGCTGGCCGCGGCCGGCGCGACGTTCGCCGACGTCGTCAAGCAGACGACGTATGTCGTGAACTTCGACGCCGCGCGCGACCGGCCGGTAATCGGCCGCGTGCGTTCACAGTACCTGTCGGCGGCAAACCCACCTGCGAGCACGCTGGTCGGCGTGCAGGCGCTGGCCAATCCGGCCCTGCTCGTCGAGGTCGAGGCGGTCGCGGTCCTTGAGTGA
- the nadA gene encoding quinolinate synthase NadA — MTTRLLGTSEEALEVLPLAGIACETNTGTRTLPLSQEPSFAYWQQDIPREYWDLTSEVLVERVAAARKKLGEKLIVLGHHYQREDIIQFADFRGDSFKLAQWAAGHPEADYIVFCGVHFMAEAADILSAPHQTVVLPNMAAGCSMADMADPEDVYACWEELEEAGIADKVVPVTYMNSAASLKAFCGRHGGIVCTSSNATAVLQWAFERGEKVLFFPDQHLGRNTGVKMGVPLDQMPLWNYNKPYGSLGGMPREVLERSRIILWQGHCSVHQRFTVSQIEAARARFPNVHVVVHPECRLEVVQAADSNGSTEFIARTVREGAPGSVFAVGTEINLVSRLAHENPDKTVFCLDPVVCPCSTMYRIHPAYLAWTVEELATGRVVNQVKVDEETAHYAKIALDRMLAVT, encoded by the coding sequence ATGACAACAAGGCTTCTTGGGACAAGCGAAGAAGCGCTCGAGGTGCTGCCGCTCGCCGGTATCGCCTGCGAGACGAACACCGGCACGAGGACGCTCCCGCTCTCGCAGGAGCCCTCCTTCGCCTACTGGCAGCAGGACATCCCCCGCGAGTACTGGGACCTCACGTCGGAAGTGCTGGTAGAGCGCGTCGCGGCGGCGCGCAAGAAGCTCGGCGAGAAGCTCATCGTCCTCGGTCACCACTACCAGCGCGAGGACATCATCCAGTTCGCCGACTTCCGGGGCGACTCCTTCAAGCTGGCGCAGTGGGCGGCAGGGCATCCGGAGGCCGATTACATCGTGTTCTGCGGCGTCCACTTCATGGCGGAGGCCGCCGACATCCTGAGCGCGCCACACCAGACGGTCGTCCTGCCGAACATGGCAGCCGGCTGCTCGATGGCCGACATGGCCGACCCGGAGGACGTGTACGCCTGCTGGGAAGAGCTGGAGGAGGCGGGCATCGCGGACAAAGTCGTGCCCGTGACGTACATGAACTCGGCGGCTTCGCTGAAGGCCTTCTGTGGCAGACACGGGGGCATCGTCTGTACCTCCAGCAACGCGACCGCAGTCCTGCAGTGGGCGTTCGAGCGGGGCGAAAAGGTGCTCTTCTTCCCGGACCAGCACCTGGGCCGCAACACCGGCGTCAAGATGGGCGTGCCGCTCGACCAGATGCCGCTCTGGAACTACAACAAGCCCTACGGCAGCCTCGGGGGCATGCCGAGGGAGGTGCTCGAGCGCTCGCGCATCATCCTCTGGCAAGGCCACTGCTCGGTGCACCAGCGCTTCACGGTCTCCCAGATCGAGGCGGCGCGGGCCAGGTTCCCCAACGTGCACGTCGTCGTGCACCCGGAGTGCCGGCTGGAGGTCGTCCAGGCGGCCGACTCGAATGGCTCGACCGAGTTCATCGCGAGGACAGTGCGCGAGGGCGCGCCGGGCTCGGTGTTCGCGGTTGGGACCGAGATCAACCTGGTCAGCCGTCTCGCGCACGAGAACCCGGACAAGACGGTGTTCTGTCTGGACCCGGTCGTCTGCCCCTGCTCGACGATGTATCGAATCCACCCGGCATACCTGGCCTGGACAGTCGAGGAGCTGGCGACGGGCCGTGTGGTGAACCAGGTGAAGGTGGACGAAGAGACGGCGCACTACGCGAAGATCGCGCTGGACCGCATGCTCGCGGTCACCTAA
- a CDS encoding GNAT family N-acetyltransferase, which produces MLTRQEAPDWTIRDATEADVAAVLHVWRNTEARPSLTDNEEVIEALIKANPGALFVADVKGKIVGAVIATYDGWRGNIYRLAVDPDYRRRGLARALVHEAESRLRAKGAKRISCLVESDHPWATAFWDGAGYERDPIMLRYFKNLD; this is translated from the coding sequence GTGCTGACCCGGCAGGAAGCGCCTGACTGGACCATCCGCGATGCCACGGAGGCAGACGTGGCTGCGGTGCTGCATGTCTGGCGGAACACCGAGGCGCGACCGAGCCTGACCGACAACGAAGAGGTCATCGAGGCCCTGATCAAGGCCAACCCCGGCGCCCTCTTCGTCGCCGACGTCAAGGGCAAGATAGTCGGCGCCGTAATCGCCACCTACGACGGCTGGCGCGGCAACATCTACAGGCTCGCCGTCGACCCCGACTATCGCCGCCGCGGCCTCGCCCGGGCGCTGGTGCACGAAGCAGAGTCGCGCCTGCGGGCGAAGGGCGCGAAGCGCATCTCCTGCCTCGTGGAGTCGGACCACCCCTGGGCCACCGCCTTCTGGGACGGCGCGGGCTACGAGCGCGACCCAATCATGCTCCGCTACTTCAAGAACCTGGATTAG
- a CDS encoding SRPBCC family protein, whose product MIDQPAVVRAAGEAEIKADAELCWSVLTDVNSWASWNRDVKSASLEGPVMKGTTFRWKVSGGRITSTFIEVVPPRLVAWTGHLSPLGIRAVHVWSLSPQDGSTLVRSEESWSGLVPRLARGFSARLLKSAIDKGLESLKRECERRAASPSQ is encoded by the coding sequence ATGATTGACCAGCCGGCGGTTGTGAGGGCCGCCGGCGAGGCCGAAATCAAGGCTGATGCCGAACTTTGTTGGAGCGTCCTTACCGACGTCAACTCCTGGGCCTCCTGGAACCGTGACGTGAAGTCGGCCTCACTGGAGGGCCCTGTCATGAAGGGCACGACCTTCCGCTGGAAAGTCTCCGGGGGAAGGATAACCTCGACTTTCATCGAGGTGGTCCCGCCGCGGCTGGTGGCGTGGACAGGACACCTGTCTCCGCTCGGCATCCGCGCGGTCCACGTCTGGAGCCTCAGCCCACAAGACGGCTCGACGCTCGTCCGCTCGGAGGAGAGCTGGTCGGGGCTGGTCCCGAGGCTCGCCCGGGGCTTCTCCGCGCGGCTGCTCAAGTCCGCAATCGATAAGGGCCTCGAAAGCCTCAAGCGCGAGTGCGAGCGGCGCGCCGCGTCCCCGAGCCAGTAG
- a CDS encoding MBL fold metallo-hydrolase, translating to GRFQACIHIEAAGARFLLDCGPSALVAMKRFGVAPNEIDAVLISHFHGDHFAGIPFLILEGQFFGRTKPLAFAGPPGIEARARGVMEELFLGLSGTAQRFDYSFVDLQAGVPTSIAGLEVTALPVPHSGGSTPYGLRVAVDGKVVAYSGDSEWSETLIDLARGADLFICEANFFDRDVRNHLSYRTLMRRIGDFECRRIVLTHAGPEVLERRHELELELAEDGMTIEV from the coding sequence GGCCGCTTCCAGGCCTGCATTCATATCGAAGCAGCAGGCGCGCGTTTCCTGCTCGACTGCGGCCCCTCGGCGCTGGTGGCGATGAAACGCTTCGGCGTCGCGCCGAACGAGATCGACGCGGTCCTGATCAGCCACTTCCACGGGGACCACTTCGCCGGCATACCCTTCCTGATCCTCGAGGGCCAGTTCTTCGGCCGGACAAAGCCGCTGGCCTTCGCCGGCCCGCCCGGGATCGAAGCGAGGGCGAGAGGCGTGATGGAAGAACTCTTTCTCGGCCTCTCCGGCACCGCCCAGCGCTTCGATTACAGCTTCGTGGACCTTCAAGCCGGCGTGCCTACCAGCATTGCGGGACTGGAGGTCACGGCGTTGCCGGTCCCCCATTCGGGCGGATCGACTCCCTACGGCCTCCGGGTGGCGGTGGACGGAAAGGTCGTCGCCTATTCCGGCGACAGCGAATGGTCCGAGACCCTCATCGACCTGGCGCGCGGGGCGGACCTCTTCATCTGCGAGGCAAATTTCTTCGACCGCGACGTGAGGAACCACCTGAGCTACCGGACGCTCATGCGGCGCATCGGCGACTTCGAGTGCAGGCGGATCGTCCTCACTCATGCCGGGCCCGAGGTGCTGGAGCGCCGGCACGAACTCGAACTCGAGTTGGCCGAAGACGGCATGACCATCGAGGTGTAG